The window ACCGGGCACTGCGCCATTTCGGCGTTGAGCACGAATTCGTGATCTATCCCAGAGAGGGCCACTCGATCCAGGAACGTAACCACCAACTCGACGTCCTGCGTCGCACCCGTGCCTGGTTCGACCGCTGGCTCCAGCCCTGACCGGAGATGCCCGGTCCTAGCCTCGTTGTCCCCCGCTGACGCCAGCGATGTTGCGACGGCGCGGCCTGTGAGCGGACGATCCGCGGTAGTGGTCGTTGAGGAGGTTGTGATGACTCGACAGGGTGGCGTGTACAAACGTTGTAGCTGCAAGGACGAGGTTGACGGACACCGGCTCGGTGTCCGCTGCCCGCTTCTGGACGAGCGTGGGCACGGTTCGTGGTACTTCTCGTTGGAGCTGCCGGTGGGCCGCGATGGGCAGCGGCACCGCGTGCGGCGTGGCGGGTTCCTGTCGCGTGCCGCGGCAGAACAGGCACGACGACAACCTGCTCGGCAACGATGTCGATCCGGCGACGGCCGTGGTGACGGTGGGGCAGTGGCTGGATATCTGGTTGGAGATGCGCCAGAACCTGAGCTTCTCGACTCGGCGGCTCTATACCCAGCACGTCCGCGATTACCTCAAGCCCTATCTGGGGAGTGTTCCGTTGCGGTCGTTGACGGTCGCGCGGGTGCAGGCCATGTTCGCAGCGTTGATCCGCACCAACTCAAGCCGCGCCCGGCCCTTGTCTTACGCGACGCTGCAGCGCATCCGAGGCGTTCTGCACGCCGCGCTCAACGGTGCGATCCGCCGGGGACTGCTCGACCGGAACCCGGCGCATTGGATCGAGCTTCCCTCCGGGCGTCGGCCGCGTGCTGTGGTGTGGACGGAAGGTCGGGAAGCGCACTGGCGCGAGACCGGGGAGCGGCTGGCCGTGGCCGTCTGGACTGCTACGCAGACTGCGGCGTTCCTGGAGAGTAGCTTCGAGCACCCGTTGCATGTGCTGTACCTGCTTGTCGCGCTGCTTGGGCTGCGTCGGGGTGAAGCGGCCGGGTTGCGGTGGTGCGACATCGACCTGGACGCCCGAGTGCTGCAGGTGTCGCACCAGGTGCAGGACCACAATGGCCGGACCGTGATCTGTCCGCCGAAAACCGAGAGCAGCGTCCGCGTCCTCGCACTGGACAGTATTTCGGTATCTGCGCTGCGATCCCTGCGCGCCGAGCGGCGACGCGGGCTGCCGGCCGGTGCCGCGTTGACCGGGTTCTTGTTCGTCAACCAGTACGGGAATCCGATGAGTCCCGGCTACGTCACCCACGCCTTCCGCAAGCTCATCGCTGAGGCGGACCTGCCGCCGATCCGGCTGCATGACCTCCGCCATGGTGCGGCGAGCCTGTCGCTAGCCGCGGGGAACGACCTGAAGGTGGTGCAGGCGATGCTGGGGCACTCGAGCATCGTGCTGACCGCCGACACCTACACCAGCGTGCTGCCCTGCCTGGCGCACCGGGCCGCCGAAGCCACCGCCAATCTGGTCATGAAAGCGGCACGGCGGACGGCGAAGAAGGTCCGCCGCCACTCCCGGAAAGCCACACGCCACTACGGGACGAAGAAGAACCGCAGGCCTGGGTCGACACGGAAGTCGGCTCACAAGATCCGTGCGTAGAAGGGCCCTTTGCGCGCCAGCTGCTCTGAGGTCCTGAAGAAGATCGTCGACGCAGCCGAGCCACCGATGAGGGAGGTGGGGACTGTAGATCGAAGCGAGTCGCAGGAGGCCGTCGACGGCAGTCTCAACCCCGGCTGGCTGATCGCTCGGACTTCAGGTTTGCAATAGTGAACAGGCGGCCGTCTTGTGTCTGATTTCGGCGCCACAGAAGAGCTAAAGGCGTTGAGGCACCGGAAATCGGACGTCACTGCAGTGGCTACGCCCCGACCGGCGGCCGAGAAGGGGCATGCACCCAGCGAGACCGGCCACATTCGGCCCCACGCCGGTCCCGCCCATGATCAAAGCCCACCGGCAAGATCCTCGTGATCAAGGATACTCGCAGGTGGGCTTCGATTCAGTGGGGTGCGCCATCAGGGACTCGAACCCCGAACCCGCTGGTTAAGAGCCAGCTGCTCTGCCAATTGAGCTAATGGCGCCGGTGTCTGCCGGAGGTTTCCCTCGGCGACGTGGAAAAGATTAGCACCCGGTTCAGGGCCCGTTTCACGGGGGGTCCCTAGTCGGGTTCCGGCGTTGCCGCCCCGGTGTCGGGGCTGGTCGGGGCACACTGCAGTCGGACATCGACGGCGAAACGGGCGGGTGGACATGGTGAGTGCGGGGGGCGGCTGCTGGTCGCCGCAGGGGTGATCGGCCTCACGGTGGCCGGCTGCAGCAGTGCCAGTCCTTCGAGTGAACCGCCGGCGACGTCGTCGGCAGCGCCCCGGCCCGTCCCGAAGGCCGCCGTGCTCACCTTGAGTCCTGCGAAGGATGCCAAGGACGTCGCGACCGGGGAGCCCGTCAGCATCAGCGTCGCCGAGCGGGAAGGCCGGTGACGTCAGATTGACCGGTGCCGATGGCGAGGTCGTCGCCGGGAAAGCGCGTGCGGACGGCTCCAGGTGGGACTCGGCCGAGCCGCTCGGCTACACAAGACCTACACGCTGACCGCGTTCACCACCGTCAAGCCCGCGCGCCAGCTCGGCGTCTCGGTGAACCTCGAGCCGGGGTGAGACCGTCGGCGTCGGGACGCCGCTGATCTTCACCTTCAGTGGGAACGTCGACGACCACGCCGCGCTCAAGGTCACCGCCGAGCCGGCCACCGAGGGTGCCTTCCGCTGGTCCGGCGGCAGGTCACCTGGCGTCCGAAGGACTGCTGGAAGAGCGGCACCAAGATCACGGTCGACGCCGTCGTCTACGGCAAGGCAGCTACGGTCGCGAGGACAAGAAGATCACCGCCGCGGTCGGCGACGGACAGACGCGCCAGATGACCGTCTCGATCAACGACATGGAGGTCAAGACCATTCCGACCTCCATGGGCAAGTCCGGCCACACCACGCCGGCCGGGACCTACACCGTCATGAGCGAGCACACCGGCTACACCATGAACTCCGCCACCTACGGCGTCTCCGAGGACGGACCCGGTGGGCACAGCACCTTCGTCCAGTACGCGGTCCGCCTGTCCTACAGCGGCATCTTCTACCAGCAGGGCCACAGCAACGTGAGCCACGGCTGCCTGAATCTGTCCACCGAGAAACACGAAGTGGCTGATGGACACGAGTGGCCCGCGGGGAACTAGCCGTCCTCGGCCGAGGTGCGGACCAGTTCCCGCGCCTCTTCCTCGGTCGCCACCGCGGGACCCGAGCCCCAGAGCGGCTTGTTCGCCGTCTCGCGGCTGAAGTAGACGGCGACCGCGCCGACCGCGCCTGCGGCCATCAGGTACCACGCGGGCCAGAAGTCGTGACCCGTCGACGAAATCAGTGTCTGCATGACCAGCGGCGTCGTGCCGCCGAAGAGTGACACGGAGATGTTGAACGCGATGGACAGCGCGCCGTAGCGGATCGCGGTCGGGAACAGCGCCGGCAGCGCCGCGGGCATCGAGACCTCGAAGCAGAGCAGCAACAGTCCGAGGCCCATCAGCCCGAGGAACGTGACGACCAGGCCGCCGTCGTGCACCAGCAGCATCAGGGGCCAGGAGAACGCGACGTAGCCGATGCAGCCGGCCATCATGACGGGCTTGCGGCCGACCTTGTCGGTGACCCGGCCGCCGACCAGGATGATCAGCATCATCACGACCATGACGACGATGATCAGCAGCAGGCCGTGGGTGGCGTCGAGGTGCAGCTGCTCGGACAGGTACGTCGGCATGTACGACAGCAGCATGTAGTCGGTGACGTTGAACACGAGCACGAGGCCGACGCAGATGAGCAGCGCGGGCCAGTAGTCGGTGAACATCTTCCAGAACGGCTCGCCGGAGCGGCCGCGCTTCTCGGCCTCTTCGGCGTGCTTCTGGAACGCCGGTGTCTCCTCGAGCTTGAGCCGCAGGTAGAGGCCGATGATGCCGAGCGGCCCGGCGACCAGGAACGGGATCCGCCAGCCCCAGTCGAGCAGGGTCTCGTGCGGCACCCAGGCCTTCATGCCGGTGACGACGGACGCGCCGAGGACGTACCCGGACAGCGTCCCGAACTCGAGCCAGGACCCCATGAAGCCGCGCCGTTTGTCGGGCGAGTACTCGGCGATGAAGGTGGTCGCGCCGCCGTATTCGCCGCCGGTGGAGAAGCCCTGCACCATCCGGGCGAGCACCAGCAGGATCGGTGACCAGACGCCGATGGTGGAGTAGGACGGGATCAGCCCGATGCACAGGGTCCCGATGGCCATCATGATCATGGTGACGGCGAGGACCTTCTGCCGTCCGATCCGGTCCCCGAGGGGCCCGAAGACGAGCCCGCCGAGCGGCCGCATGAGGAAGGCGGCGGTGAAGGCCCCGAAGGTCCCGATCAGCCGGACGCCGGGAGCGACGGTGGGCGGGAAGAAGACCTCGGCGATGGTGTCGGCGATGTAGGCGTAGACGCCGAAGTCGAACCACTCCATGGCATTGCCCAGCGCGGCGGCCCCCACCGCGCGCTTGAGCAGCGACTGGTCGACGACAGTGATGTCCTCGTACCGCAGCTTCTTCTTCCGCCTGATCTTCGGTCCCGAACGTGCCACCACCCCACGGTGCCCTGGCGATCGGACGTTCGCACACTGAGCCATCCGGTCGTGAGCACTACCACCAACGGACCACGCGATCACACGTGATGGGGGTCCGGGGGCGAGCCCCCGGCGGGGGCGTGGGGGCTCGGCCCCCACAAAAAGGCGAAACCCCAGCCTGTGGGAAGGGGCGCAAGCCCCGAACAGGCTGGGGTGATGGGGTGAGCGACGGGTTTCGAACCCGCGACCTCCTGGACCACAACCAGGTGCTCTACCAGCTGAGCTACGCCCACCATCGCCGAGGGGATCCGCTTGCGATCACCTCGCTGGGAGTAATCGTAGCGGGTGCCCTCGACCGGTTTTCAGGGGGTTACCTCTGCTGCTGTTCCTGCACTTCAGCGGCGGCGGCTTTGGCTTCCTCGCTGGTCGGGCCCGGTTGCGGGACGAAGGCGACGCGCCGGTAGTAGTCGAGTTCGCCGATGGATTCCTTGATGTCAGCGAGCGCGCGGTGGGCGAGGCCCTTCTCCGGCTTGGCGTAGTAGATCCGCGGGTACCAGCGGCGCACGAGCTCCTTGACCGACGAGACGTCGACCAGGCGGTAGTGGAGGTGCGCGTCGAGGGCCGGCATGTCGCGGGCGATGAAGCCGCGGTCGGTGGCGATCGAGTTGCCGGCGAGCGGCGCGGTGCCCGGTTCGGGGACGTGCTCGCGGATGTATTCGAGGACGCGGCGTTCGGCTTCTTCGAGGGTGACGCTGGAGGCGCGGACCTCTTCGGTGAGGCCGGAGTGGGCGTGCATCTCGCGGACGACCTCGGGCATCCCGGCGAGCTTTTCCTCGTCGGCGTGGATGACGATGTCGACTCCGTCGCCGAGCACGTTCAGCTCCGCGTCGGTGACGAGGGCGGCGATTTCGATCAACGCTTCCTTGCCGAGGTCGAGCCCCGTCATTTCGCAGTCGATCCAGACTAGGCGGTCGGTCACCTCGTGACCCTAACCCGACACGGGGACAAGAGGAGCGTTACCTGCGCGTACGGCGCGTTACGCTCGCGACTGTGGTGCAGGACACACGATCGGGGAGTTGTGAGTGACGGAGCAGGGGTCGCCGGCGAGCGAGATCGCCGCTGGTTATGCGAGTGAAGGTGCCGCACTGGAGCTGGGCGCGGTGGTGATCGACGGGCAGGCCGACGCCTCCGCCGCCGTGCGCCTGCCGTTGGCGACCCTGAACCGGCACGGCCTGGTGGCGGGCGCGACCGGCACCGGCAAGACGAAGACGTTGCAGCTGGTCGCGGAGCAGCTTTCGGCGGCCGGAGTGCCGGTGGTGCTCGCGGACGTCAAAGGCGACCTGTCCGGGCTGGCTGCGGCCGGCGGGGCGAACGACAAGGTCGGAAAGCGCTCGCAGGAGGTGGGTGACGACTGGGCGGGCACGGCGTTCCCGGTGCAGTTCCTCTCGCTCGGCACCGGTGGGAAGGGTTCGCCGATCCGGGCGACGATCACGAGCTTCGGGCCGGTGCTGCTGTCGAAGGTGCTGGGGCTGAACGAAACGCAGGAGTCGACGCTCGGCCTGATCTTCCACTGGGCCGACCAGCGCGGCCTCGCGTTGCTGGACACGAAGGACCTCCGGTCGGTGATCACGCACCTGACCGGCGACGAGGGCAAGGCGGACCTCAAGGGCATCGGCGGGGTTTCGGCGGCGACGGCCGGGGTGATCCTGCGTTCGCTGTCCAACCTGGAAGCCCAGGGTGGCGAGGACTTCTTCGGCGAGCCCGAGCTGGACGTCCACGACCTCATGCGCGCACGTGACGGCAAGGGCGTCGTGACGTTGCTGGAACTGGACAACCTGCAGTCCAAGCCCGCGCTGTTCTCGACGTTCCTGATGTGGCTGCTGGCCGAGCTGTTCGAAGAGCTGCCCGAGGAGGGCGACCTCGACAAGCCGAAGCTCGTCTTCTTCTTCGACGAGGCGCACCTGCTCTTCAACGACGCGTCGAAGGCGTTCCTCGAGCGCATCGAGCAGACCGTGAAGCTGATCCGGTCCAAGGGTGTCGGCGTGTTCTTCTGCACGCAGCTGCCCACGGACATCCCGAACAACGTCCTTTCCCAGCTCGGTGCCCGCATCCAGCACGCGTTGCGCGCGTTCACGCCGGACGACCAGGCGGCGCTGGCCAAGACGGTGAAGACCTACCCGAAGACGAAGTTCTACGAGCTGGACACGGCGTTGACGTCGCTGGGCATCGGCGAGGCGATCGTCACGGTGCTGTCCGAGCGGGGTGCGCCGACGCCCGTCGCGTGGACGCGGCTGCGCGCGCCGCGGTCGAAGATGGGCTCGATCGGCGCCGACGCCATCGCCGCCGTAGTCGCTTCGTCGGACCTGCACGCGAAGTACGCCGAAACGATCGACCGGGAGTCGGCGTACGAGAAGCTGGCCGCGAAGGTCGCCCCCGCTCCGGACGCGCCTGCAGCCCCAGCGCCGGAACAGCAGAAGGAGAAGGACGAGCCCGGCCTCATCGAGTCGGCGATGAAGAACCCGGCCGTGAAGTCGTTCATGCGGTCCGCGGCGAGCGCGCTGGGCCGGGAGATCACGCGAGGCCTCTTCGGCAACCGGAGGCGCTGACAAAACCTGACGCGACCTGTCAGGTATCGCTGCGAAGCTGGTGCCCACGCCGAAGAGAGGGGCCGCCATGACCAGCACCGCCACCGCGTCGTTCGTGCTCGACCAGTGGGAGCCGCAGGCGACCGACGAGGCCGCGGGCACCGAGTTCGCCCGGGTGGCCATCGCCAAGACGTTCACCGGGGCGGTCGAGGGGACCAGCACCGTCGAGATGCTGACGGCGTCCAACGCGACTTCGCGCGCGTACGTCGCCTTCGAGCGTCTCGCCGTCTCGGTCGACGGCCGCAAGGGCGCGTTCGTCCTGCACCACTCGGCCGACGAGCTCGGCCTGACGCTGAAGATCCTCACCGGCTCCGGCTCGGGTGAGCTGACGGGGATCTCCGGCACGGCGACCATCGAGATGGACGCCGAGCAGAACCACACGCTGGTCCTCACCTACGCCCTGTAGACAGCGCGAAGGCCGTTTCGAGAGCCCCCGATTGACCCTCGAAACGGCCTTCGCCGGTGTCCACCGCTCCCCGAAAGCGGGCGGACCGGAGGGGCCGCCCCGATTACGGCCCCGTCCACGTCTGTCAGTTGTTCACGATCTGGTCGACGATCTTCTTCGCGTCGTTGATCGGGATGGCGAAGCCGATCCCGACGCTGCCCGCCGAGCCGTTGGCCGAGGCCGTCGGGCTGTAGAGGGCCGAGTTGATGCCGATGACGTTGCCCTGGGCGTCGACCAGCGCGCCGCCGGAGTTGCCCTGGTTGATCGACGCGTCCGTCTGGATCGCGGTGTAGCTCGGCGAGTCCGTGGACTGGTTCGAGGTGCGGCTGAAGGGCGACTGCTGTTGCTGCTGGCCCCCACCGATGTCGGACAGGTTCCGGTTGAGCGCGCTGACGATGCCGGTGGTGACGGTGTTCTGCAGGCCGCCCGGCGAGCCGATGGCGACCACTTCCTGGCCGACGACCAGCTTGCTCGAGTCGCCCAGCGTCGCCGCCGTCAGGCCGCTGGCGTTCTGGGCCTGGACCACCGCGATGTCCGCCTTGGTGTCCGCGCCGACCACGCTGGCCTGGTACTTCTTGCCGTCGGAGGTGGTGATCACGACGTTCTGGGCGCCGTCGACGACGTGCGCGTTGGTCAGGATCCGGCCGTCCGCGGTGAGGATGACCCCGGACCCGATGGCCTCGCCCTGGTCGGTGGTGACGTTGATCTGCACGACGCTCGGCGTCACCTTGGCCGCGACGGCGCTGACGTCGCCGGTCGCGGTGGAGTTCGCGACCGTCTGCCCGTTCGCCGCCGGTGTGCTCACCGACGTCGTCGCGCCGTCCGCCGAATTCGTGGTGAGCCCGACGATCGCGGCGCCCCCGACCCCGCCGACCAGCGCGGCGCCGAGGGCGGTCGCGCTGACGATCATCGCGACGCGGCCGCCCTTGCGCGGCTTGGTCTTCAGCGCCGTGGGCGCCTGCTGCGGCTGCGGGGTGAACAGAGGGTTCGGCGCGGCCTGGTGCTGGTAGCCGTACTGCTGCTGCTGCGCGTACGGCCCGTACTGCTGGGTGCTCTGGTGCGGCTGGTGCCCACCGGGTGAGGCGGGGCCGGGCCGACTCTCGTTCTCGGTCATGGACCAAGGTTCGCGCCCGCGCTTGTGAGCAACCTGTGGAAATACCTCGGCCTTTGCTGAGAAGAATCAGCTGAGAAAACTCAGGAAATCCTCAGGCATCACGCGAAGAACGACGGCACGTCGAGTGCGCCTCCCGCCGCCTCGAACTCGTCGTGCACCGCCTGGCGCAGCTCGGCGTCGGCCAGGTAGTCGGCGGCGGTCAGGGCCAGGCCCAGCGCGCCGTCGCGGACGCCCGCGTCGCCGCTCTCCGCACCGGCCGCGGCCGCGAACTCCTTGGTGTGCAAGGCGACCGTCGGGCCGGAGACCGCGAGCATCGGGTGCAGTGCGGGCATTCGGTACGACAGGTTCCCCAGGTCCGTCGACCCCGTGAGCGACTCCGGGACGATGCCCGGTGGGAGCGGCTTGCGGCCGGTGCCCGCCTGGTTGACCGACCAGCGCCCGGCGAGCGCGGTGTTGAACCGGATCGGCAGGTAGGCGGCCTGGGCGTCCCAGATCAGCTCGACGCCGCAGCCGGTCATCGCCGCCGCGCCCTCCGCGATCGACGTCATGCGCGCGGCGAGGTCGCGCAGGGTGTCGGGGGATTGGGAGCGGAGGTAGAACAGCAGCGCGGCACGGGCCGGGATGACGTTCGGCCGGGCGCCGCCGTCGGTGAAGACGCCGTGGACGCGGTCGCTCTGCGGGAGTTGCTGGCGCAGTGCCGAAACGCCTTGGTAGGCCGCGACGGCGGCGTCGAGCGCGTTGCGGCCCATGAACGGCTGGGCGCTCGCGTGGGCACCGACGCCGTGGAAGACCATCTCCAGCTGACGGCGGCCGAGGAACGGGTGCAGCGCGATGTCGTGGCTGAACGGGTGCAGCATGATCACCGCGTCGACGTCGTCGAACACCCCGGCGCGGGCGAGGATCTCCTTGCCGCCACCGCCTTCTTCGGCCGGCGTGCCGATCAGGCTGACGCGGCCGCCGAGCCGTTCCGCGACCGTCGCGGCGCCGAGGAAGCCACCCGCGGCCGTCGTGCAGATGATGTTGTGGCCGCACGCGTGGCCCAGGCCGGGGAGCGCGTCGTACTCGGCGAGGACGGCGATGTGCGGTCCCTCCTGCGGTGGCGTGCTGACGCGCAGCGCGGTGTCCAGCCCGCCGACCCCGACGGTCGTTTCGTGGCCGTGGCGCTTCAGGAGCTCCGCCAGGGCCTGCACCGAACGGTGCTCGGCGAACCCCTCTTCGGGATGGGCGTGGAGATCTTGGCTCAACGCCACCAGATCGGGTGAACTGCGCTCGACCGCGGCGGTCACCTCGGCCCGTGTCGCCTCGTCCGCGCCGGCGTGCGGCGAGGCCAGCGGTTCGGCGGCCGCGACGGCGTCGGCGGTGGCCTCGACCAGGGAACGCAGGTAGCTGTCGTCGGGCGGGACGGGCTCGTGGTGGGTCATGGGGGCGATGCTAACCGCAGGCCCCGACAATCCGCGGCGCTCAGCTCAGCCGGCCCGCCACGATCTGCGTGACCCCGGCGTACCGCTCGGTGATCGCGGTGAACCCGCGGGCGCGCAGGCTCGCCGCGATCTCGCCGCGGTCGAACATCCGCTGTCCGCTCAGGATCCCGCCGACCGACTCCGCGACCCGCGCGGGTTGCCAGCCGCGCCGGGCGCTCGTGAGCAGCACGATCCGGCCGCCGGGCTTGAGTACGCGCGCGAAGGAGTCCAACGCGGTTTCAGGCTCCGCGAACATGTGAAGGGCGGCGAAGCAGCAGACGCCGTCCACAGTGGACTCTTTGAGGGGCGGGTGGACGGCGTCGGCGCGCAGGTAGGCGACGGTGTCCGGGCCGCCCTCGGCGACGGCTTTGGCGAGCATCGTGCGCGCGCCGTCGAGGCCGATGGCGAGCCCGTCCGGGCCGACGGCGGCGCCGAACGCGCGCGTGAAGCGACCGGTGCCGCAGGCGACGTCGAGCACGGTGTGTCCGGGTTCGAGGTCGAGGAGCTTCGTCGCGAGCCGGACTTCGTCCGCCATGCTCGGCCCGAACGGGCCCTTGAGCGCGCGGCCGAGGGCGGGGCGCCAGTACCGCTCGTAGACCTGCGGGAGCAGCGTGGTGCGCATCAGGCGCTGCGCGACGCCCGTCGGCGGGCCGGCCTGGCTCACGTCGCCCAGCAGGTCGAGGTAGCCGTCGTCGGTCTTCGCGGGCGCCTCGAGCAGGGTTTCGAGGCGTTCGGTGGCGGTCTGGCCGGGCATGGGTCTCCTCTCGAATACCGGCAGTATGTCAAATCCCGATCACTCGAACGAGTGAAGAATCCGCAGGCTCAGGCGTTCGAGCCCCGGAATTGTCGGTGGTCCGGCCTAGCGTCGCAGTCGAGGTTCCGATCCGAGGAGGACAGATGACGATTTCCATGGTGGGCAGCGAAATCACGGTGCGAGGCGAGTTCGACCTGGCCGCGGCGGCCCGGTTCCTGACCGGCTTCGCGCCCGCGGGGCAGCCGGAAGCGGAGTCCGGCGCGCTCCGGGTGGCGTTCCCGCTCGAGGGCGAGTGGACGCCGATGGGAGCGGTGCTGCGGCAGAGATCGCCCGGCGAGGTGGTGGTGGAGGTCCACGGCCCGCCCTCGCAGGCGGACGCGGTGGTCACGCAGGTGCGCAGGATGTGCTCGCTGGACATCGACGGCACCGGCTTCGGCGAGGTCGGCGCCCGCGACCCGGTGGTCTCGCTGGTGCAGGGGTTGCACCCGGGGCTGCGGCCGGTGCTGTTCGCCTCACCGTACGAGGCGGCGTGCTGGGCGGTGCTGAGCCACCGGATCTGGATGACGCAGGCGGTCCGCCTGCGCCGCCGCCTGGCCGAGCGCCACGGCACGGAGGTCGACGTGGGCGGCAGCGTGCTGACGTCGTTCCCGGCGCCGGCGGTGCTGGCGAAGCTGGAGTACCTGCCGGGCTTGCCGGGCCCGAAGATGCAGCGCCTGCGCGGAATCGCCGGAGCAGCGGCGGAGGGCCTGCTCGACGCGGCGACGTTGCGGGCGATGCCACCGGACGAAGCACTGAAGCAACTGCAGCTCCTGCCGGGGATCGGCCGCTTCAGCGCCGAGCTGATCCTGATCCGCGGCGCCGGCCACCCGGACGTGTTCCCCCGCGCGGAGACCCGCCTCCACGAAATCATGCGCGCCGCCTACCACCTCCCGGACGCGGGAGCCGAGGAGCTGACGGAGATCGCCCAGGCATGGGCGCCGTTCCGCAGCTGGGCGTCGTTCTTGCTGCGAGTGGAAGGAGAGGCCCGGATGCGGGAGTCTCGCTGACCTGACGGCGGCGGCGATCCCGGTTGGCTGGTGCCCGGTCCGGAGCGCTGACCTGGCTCGGTCGACGGCCAGCCCGGCGAGCGGAGCGGCCGCGCCGGTCGGTTCGCGCCGGCGAGCCTCGTGGCCGCGGTCTGTGTCGATGCTGCTGCAGCGTCATCGACAGTGACCCAGCCCTAGGCCGATGCCGAAGCGCTTACTGCCTGAGTCCGACGCTCACCGGCGCTTCGACCGGCGTCTTCGCGTGCTTCGCCGTCACCAGGTCCACCGAAGGTCAGCCCGCTCACCGGGGCCCAGGTCAGCGCCCCTGAGGCGTGCGGATCGCCCGACCATGGTTCGCCTGGCAGGCGGTCCCTTGCCGTGGGCTGCGTCCACCCGTCCACTCGCGAGTTCCGGCCCCAATCACGTGAGTTCCGGCTTCGATCACGCGACTTCCGTGTCCCAGCACGTGGATCACGGCTTCCGTCACCGAGGCTCAGCTCGCCGGAGTCCGGAGCTCCACAGCGAGGCCGTTCACCGACCGTGCTGGGCGCCGAATCAGGCCGGCTACCGCGTCCGAAGCCGGCGTCCGACCCGACCACGACGAAAGGAGACCGTATCGACCCAATACCGGAGTCGTCGAAACCGCGACAGCCGGGGACTCACAGTAGCCAGATATCGCCTGTGGTGAGGTGTCCGGGTGAGCTCGCCCGTTCAACTCGCGCTCGGCGGACCGGCCGGTGCCGTCCTCCAAGCGGCCGCCACCACTCCTTCGCTGCTCGAGCAGGCCCAGACGCCCGCCGTGATCACGCTGGTCGCCGGTGGCGCGGCGCTGCTGGTCGTGCTCGTCGGGGGGACTCCGTGGCGGATGGCGCGCAACGGCGTCACCATCGTGCACGAGGCCGGGCACGCACTGGCGGCCGTGCTGGTCGGGCGGCGGCTGCAGGGCATCAAGCTGCACTCGGACACCTCGGGCGTCACCGTCTCGCGCGGCAAGCCGGAGGGGCCGGGCATGGCCTTCACCGCGATGGCCGGCTACCTGGCGCCGTCCGTGCTGGGGCTGCTGTTCGCGAGCCTGCTGGGCAACGACCTGGTCGGGACGGTCCTCGTCCTGATCGCGCTGCTGCTGCTCGGCGTGCTGGTGATGGTGCGCAACGCCTACGGGGTGTTCACCGTCGTCGTCAGCGCTGTCGTGCTCGCGCTGGTCGCGTTCGTCGCGCCGGTCGAGGTGCAGGCTCCGTTCAGCTACCTCGTGACGTGGTTCCTGCTGTTCGGCGGCGTGCGGCCGGTGCTCGAGCTGCAGGTCAAGCGGCGGCAGGGCCGGGCCCGCGACTCCGACGCCGACCAGCTGGGCCGGCTCACCGCGGTGCCGCCGGTGCTGTGGGTGCTGGTCTTCGCCGTGGCGACGGTCAGCTGCCTCGTCGCCGGCGGGCTGTGGCTGCTGGAGCCCGTGGCCGCCTGACCACGCCCATGCGGCAAACTGGTCTCTCGCTGGTCCGCGCGGAGGGAGACGAACGATGGACGAGGTCGCCAAGGCCGTGGAGGAATGCGCACGGGCGGCGAAGCTGGCCGCGCCGTCGCTCGCCGCCGCTTCCGCCGAGGCCGTCGACGCCGCGCTGACGGGGATGGCCGAACGGCTGCTCGCGCACCGCGACGAGATCCTGGAGGCGAACCAGGCCGACGTCGAGCGCGCGAAGGCCGAGGGGATGAGCGCCGGTCTGCTCGACCGGCTCACCATCACCCCGGAGCGGCTGACCGGCATGGCCGAGCAGCTGCGGCTGCTCGCCGGCGCCCCGCACCAGGAGCGCTCGGTCGACGTGTCCACCCTGGACGGCGGGCTGAAGCTGGTCGAGCGGCGCCGTCCGGTCGGCGTGATCGGCGCGAACTACGAGGCGCGGCCGAACGTGACCGTCG of the Amycolatopsis sp. NBC_01488 genome contains:
- a CDS encoding S1C family serine protease, producing MTENESRPGPASPGGHQPHQSTQQYGPYAQQQQYGYQHQAAPNPLFTPQPQQAPTALKTKPRKGGRVAMIVSATALGAALVGGVGGAAIVGLTTNSADGATTSVSTPAANGQTVANSTATGDVSAVAAKVTPSVVQINVTTDQGEAIGSGVILTADGRILTNAHVVDGAQNVVITTSDGKKYQASVVGADTKADIAVVQAQNASGLTAATLGDSSKLVVGQEVVAIGSPGGLQNTVTTGIVSALNRNLSDIGGGQQQQQSPFSRTSNQSTDSPSYTAIQTDASINQGNSGGALVDAQGNVIGINSALYSPTASANGSAGSVGIGFAIPINDAKKIVDQIVNN
- a CDS encoding M20 family metallopeptidase, whose product is MTHHEPVPPDDSYLRSLVEATADAVAAAEPLASPHAGADEATRAEVTAAVERSSPDLVALSQDLHAHPEEGFAEHRSVQALAELLKRHGHETTVGVGGLDTALRVSTPPQEGPHIAVLAEYDALPGLGHACGHNIICTTAAGGFLGAATVAERLGGRVSLIGTPAEEGGGGKEILARAGVFDDVDAVIMLHPFSHDIALHPFLGRRQLEMVFHGVGAHASAQPFMGRNALDAAVAAYQGVSALRQQLPQSDRVHGVFTDGGARPNVIPARAALLFYLRSQSPDTLRDLAARMTSIAEGAAAMTGCGVELIWDAQAAYLPIRFNTALAGRWSVNQAGTGRKPLPPGIVPESLTGSTDLGNLSYRMPALHPMLAVSGPTVALHTKEFAAAAGAESGDAGVRDGALGLALTAADYLADAELRQAVHDEFEAAGGALDVPSFFA
- a CDS encoding class I SAM-dependent methyltransferase, which translates into the protein MPGQTATERLETLLEAPAKTDDGYLDLLGDVSQAGPPTGVAQRLMRTTLLPQVYERYWRPALGRALKGPFGPSMADEVRLATKLLDLEPGHTVLDVACGTGRFTRAFGAAVGPDGLAIGLDGARTMLAKAVAEGGPDTVAYLRADAVHPPLKESTVDGVCCFAALHMFAEPETALDSFARVLKPGGRIVLLTSARRGWQPARVAESVGGILSGQRMFDRGEIAASLRARGFTAITERYAGVTQIVAGRLS
- a CDS encoding DNA-3-methyladenine glycosylase family protein — its product is MTISMVGSEITVRGEFDLAAAARFLTGFAPAGQPEAESGALRVAFPLEGEWTPMGAVLRQRSPGEVVVEVHGPPSQADAVVTQVRRMCSLDIDGTGFGEVGARDPVVSLVQGLHPGLRPVLFASPYEAACWAVLSHRIWMTQAVRLRRRLAERHGTEVDVGGSVLTSFPAPAVLAKLEYLPGLPGPKMQRLRGIAGAAAEGLLDAATLRAMPPDEALKQLQLLPGIGRFSAELILIRGAGHPDVFPRAETRLHEIMRAAYHLPDAGAEELTEIAQAWAPFRSWASFLLRVEGEARMRESR
- a CDS encoding M50 family metallopeptidase — encoded protein: MSSPVQLALGGPAGAVLQAAATTPSLLEQAQTPAVITLVAGGAALLVVLVGGTPWRMARNGVTIVHEAGHALAAVLVGRRLQGIKLHSDTSGVTVSRGKPEGPGMAFTAMAGYLAPSVLGLLFASLLGNDLVGTVLVLIALLLLGVLVMVRNAYGVFTVVVSAVVLALVAFVAPVEVQAPFSYLVTWFLLFGGVRPVLELQVKRRQGRARDSDADQLGRLTAVPPVLWVLVFAVATVSCLVAGGLWLLEPVAA